One Seriola aureovittata isolate HTS-2021-v1 ecotype China chromosome 3, ASM2101889v1, whole genome shotgun sequence genomic window, AATATACCAACCTGTTGTTGAGAGCCAGAGGCTTTTGTTTATCTGTAGGAGATAGTTTGTCCTGCAGGAAGAAGATCTGAACCAGAGCTATCTGGAAAATCACCAGGCCGATCACTAAACTGATGGTCAGACTGAGAGACACACGATAAAAGCACAAATCAATCAGTCACTGTGTCAGTCTTTCAATCTAACCATTCATTCATATGCTATCATACATCAACAACTACAGCGACCGCAGCCTTACATGATGATTCCCAGGTTAGTGAGCATGCTAAGTACTTTTCCATGCTGTACAGGAAGAACCAGCCCATAGACCAAGAGCAgggcaaacaggaagtggacaaAATGAACAATCAGATAAcctaagaaataaaagaaaaagggtCATGCAATTATTTCACACATCTCACATTTTATCACGCAAAATGcgaaaaaaaatataaatgtacaatCGTATTTTAtgtaattagaaaaaaaaatgatgcatatTCATGTTAGGAGGTTTCCCTGAATCctaaaaaacatcagaataaataaaatgattcagtCAAACTTTTCACTGCATTCAAATTTACACATTAAATGATAGAAATCTGCAGATCTTTTGCCTCAAATAATAGTATTTTGGAGTGAAGCTGCCTGTATGATGCTTAAGGtcaatttactgtatatttttcataAATTTCACGACAAAATAATCCAATAAATTACAATTAATCACTGTCTTTTCAGACAGATATtgctttgttttccttcctTTATGTGGGTTTGGTCAAAGGCATAGATACTACTCATTTTCTCTCATGACTAAATCTTGGTGCTGGTGTCATTTGTGGaactacatgaaaaaaaaactttggttTGGGTCCCACAACACAAATCGAGGATGTCCTGATGTAGTTTAcatcagctgcttttttttgttgttttggagaCGCACTGTACATGTCAGTTGTTCTTGTGATGAAAAGCTCACCCCACAGTGTAAACGCTATTTGCCATCCAGAGTATCTCGCAATGGAAGCCTGTGAAAATCAATGAGAAAaattgtttgtgtatttttggtaTGAAGTGTGTATGAATTAAATATATGCCATGATATGAGAGGCCAAATAGAAGGAGATGCAAACGTTCGTTCACAGATGCACACAAAAATACTCATGTGTAGAGTATCTTTAGTTTATGCTCTACATATTAGAAACAGTCAAATGGCACTTTGGTACcttctggttgttttttaaagtgctttataaataaagctggattggattggattggattggacaTTCACTCATTTGAAATGTTCGGACActcacagatgtgtgtttggttgagctggttttgtttttgtgtagaCAATTAGCCACAACCAGTTCTCCTCTGTGGGAGCTTTGTTAAGATGGCTGAGAGCCAGAACCAAACTTTGATAaccatgttgtgtttttgcagagcTTGTAGGATACAGTGGCTGTATACTTTGCAATATGTGGCCCCAAAATTTTCATAGACAGTGACACCCATCCTGACCTGCAAGCACAGTTAAACTGGGGCCAATGTCACACTTGTGAAAGCTGTGAGTGTTTAGTGCCAAGCTGAAATCTGATTTGCTCTGGAATCATCTGccatttgttgtgtgtgtgtgtgtgtgtgtgtgtgtgtgtgtgtgtgtgttacttacAACACTGACAGCAGAACTAGGGTTGTGAAACTTTTCAGGAATAAAAcccctctgtcctctccacAGTCTCTTCAAGTGTTTCCTATAGCATAGTATACCATGTGATAACTGGTAGAGAATTCCTTTAGATTCACATAAACTAAACAGGTTATTTACTTTCTGATATTCATTATTCTTccaaacattttacattaacatttttgaaatgttaaaacatcaatacattttgatatgtttcatatttttctagGATCTCTTACCTGTAACATGCCAATACATGGAAAGTGTAGGCAACAGAGTTGAGACTTGCAAAGATAGTGGTAGTTAGCCAAgactctgcaaaaaaaaaaaaaaatttaataaataagacactttcatttgtgtttcatgAAATCTTGACgatctttatttgtttttaatttctggCTATTTCTTATATTGGAAATTTTCAAAATCAAGGAAGCAGGACAGATTTGGTGTAAACCATTCTAAAGACCAACTCACTCCTTGCCACGGCAATGAATTCCTCCAGCTGTGGTATCATGGCTCCCAGAGCTTCAGTCTGGTTACAAGAGGTAACCAGGTATTTTAGCGTATTCTTCCACTTGTCTATTTGGTCAAAAGCCACATTACTGAGACTGTAGTCTGCTAGAGTCATCTAAAGAAATTACAAAAGAACAAATGAATACAACTGTGCCTGAAGCAGACGCACAGATAGGTTGTTTGTGTAACATTTTCTGAAACAAAGCCTATGGTTGAGATATTTGGAATTAAAAGAGATGTCTTGCTGTGTCTTTACTGTGTATAGGCCTATAAGAGATATAATGACTGTGCCGATGATCCTGTTGGGGAACTTGAAGAAGGGGTCCCACTCATAAACTCGCCTCTGGAACCAGCTGAGTGGCTTACTGCAACACAGAAAGGTCAAAACCACCAACCATGTGTATCGCTGCTTTCAAGTGTTATCTGAATCCTGGTCATTTCTGTAACATCTGGAATCTTTAATGTTGCTTGAGTAGCATCTTCTATGTGACATTACGAATTTCAAGCCTTGACACTCCTCATCATCAATGCAGTTGAGAAACTGACTTGGACACTGAAGCCTACCAGCAGCACTTGAACACACCACACTCCACACTGGATTTCAATTTCAGGATACACTGAGCTGACTTGCAACACAATAGTAAAGTAATGCAATGTGTGTTTCTCAAATTCAGTTTCTGAAAATATTCATCTTACTCAAATCATAGTGAAATTCATGGCAAATCGTGCCTGAAATCtgttacaaatatattttatggtAAGTTTATGAAAattattcacattaaaatgctCATAATTAATGGTAAACTgattaaaacatgcaaaagtACTGGGTGTCATAACAGGCAATAGCACTGTAAATCTCCAGTTGTACAAAAAACAGCATTGGTGCATGTGTGGTTGAGTGTTTCTTCTACCTGTGCGAAGTTTTCCTCAGCAGTCTTTTAACATGCTGCACCTGGTGTAGCTCATTCAGCTCCTCAGGGTCCTGGCAGCAGATTTAGCAGATTCATTCTCACACagagtttatttttcagaaaattcAGGGGACATAAAGTTATATGATCACTGCAGACCCTATGTTTACAACAAAATACGCCCTTTTATGTTTACAGCAAAAAGGGAGaataaaatgcaacagaaaacaaaatgtatcaGTAAATGTAATCTTTACATCATCAGATTTTCCCATAGGGTGAACATCCAGCCAAGGATACCAAAAATCGAACAAGAATCACTTCAGAGATTTTGTGCTTTAGCAAGGCTGACCTCCTGCTCCAGTTGCAGACGTATTCGAATAGCTTTAACCAGCATGTACACAAATCGACCCAAGAGGAAGACGAGGGAGAGGATGCAGGGCCACTGGACAATTATCTTCTGGTGTGGACCCAAAATCTTTAAAATCATACACACAGTgtcatccattcatttattttttcgGGAAGACACACTTTAACAGGCACATTACATGTTCACTAGCTGTCATGGGTTTAGTGGTCACCTACCTTACCATCAGGACAGGTGAATGTATCCCAGACTGTAACGATGATCctacaaacaaacatcaagtCATTTATATAGGCCTAATTTGGATGCGTTTTTATATTACTGCAAGGTTCCGAAAagatttattaatatttatgtttacatgATATTATTATGTTGCACCACTGGTGATATCATATAAGAGACCTTCTGCAGTACCAatccacattttgttttatgtatcGTATGTCTGAACATATAACAAGAATGAATGTTTACCAGGACAGAGAGTAGAGTATTCCCAGCACAGCA contains:
- the stra6l gene encoding STRA6-like isoform X2 — protein: MIRNRVEHEVFTVQDCQNGISIDLFLHLSIIPAVLIVGVLSFLQKRAQRLDIDRRLPFLGGRFAIVVPLDTIGSLSNRWSYGFAFGAVSGSVLLLFSERYIPFTVPPWARAIVYLVGALEVGLVYFPFFACLSTSFRAAGAVLGILYSLSWIIVTVWDTFTCPDGKILGPHQKIIVQWPCILSLVFLLGRFVYMLVKAIRIRLQLEQEDPEELNELHQVQHVKRLLRKTSHSKPLSWFQRRVYEWDPFFKFPNRIIGTVIISLIGLYTMTLADYSLSNVAFDQIDKWKNTLKYLVTSCNQTEALGAMIPQLEEFIAVARKSWLTTTIFASLNSVAYTFHVLACYRKHLKRLWRGQRGFIPEKFHNPSSAVSVASIARYSGWQIAFTLWGYLIVHFVHFLFALLLVYGLVLPVQHGKVLSMLTNLGIIILTISLVIGLVIFQIALVQIFFLQDKLSPTDKQKPLALNNRKAFHCFNYFFFFYNVVMGISNCIFRLLCSMVVGTWLVSRIDRTIMQRGYENMDAGYSTWIGMIFADHYHSNPVMNPL
- the stra6l gene encoding STRA6-like isoform X1, with the protein product MIRNRVEHEVFTVQDCQNGISIDLFLHLSIIPAVLIVGVLSFLQKRAQRLDIDRRLPFLGGRFAIVVPLDTIGSLSNRWSYGFAFGAVSGSVLLLFSERYIPFTVPPWARAIVYLVGALEVGLVYFPFFACLSTSFRAAGAVLGILYSLSWIIVTVWDTFTCPDGKILGPHQKIIVQWPCILSLVFLLGRFVYMLVKAIRIRLQLEQEDPEELNELHQVQHVKRLLRKTSHSKPLSWFQRRVYEWDPFFKFPNRIIGTVIISLIGLYTMTLADYSLSNVAFDQIDKWKNTLKYLVTSCNQTEALGAMIPQLEEFIAVARKSWLTTTIFASLNSVAYTFHVLACYRKHLKRLWRGQRGFIPEKFHNPSSAVSVASIARYSGWQIAFTLWGYLIVHFVHFLFALLLVYGLVLPVQHGKVLSMLTNLGIIILTISLVIGLVIFQIALVQIFFLQDKLSPTDKQKPLALNNRKAFHCFNYFFFFYNVVMGISNCIFRLLCSMVVGTWLVSRIDRTIMQRGYENMDAGYSTWIGMIFADHYHSNPVMVCFCQLLISNKLERHTASTYSTFSNMPSEPLVKSKARRRWMLCHTLLRNPHLILLRKHHLSSSSSLQTSSSPQLDIAVKAWAMASRTQSCQAAPQSLPEIIVTPAEDC